In the genome of candidate division KSB1 bacterium, one region contains:
- a CDS encoding glycerate kinase, with product MNISKLRQDARKIFDAGLQAVDPKVAVHKYLKQESERLRVGEQTYQLSDFNNIFVVGAGKAGAPMAAAVEEALGDKLSAGVINVKYGHTEPLNKIKINEAGHPVPDQAGLWGTLEIVGLLEDAGKNDLVICLISGGGSALLPLPVDGISLAEKQELTEKLLACGATINEINTIRKHISKIKGGQLARIAFPATLITLILSDVVGDPLDAIASGPAVPDTSTFQDVKDILSRYGIWHDIPNPIQSHIQKGINGEIPETPKSGAEIFSKTQNIIIGSNTQAVLAAKNEAQNLGYNTLMLSSLMEGETKEVAGVHAAIAKEILKTGNPVKPPACLISGGETTVTLRGDGKGGRNQEFVLAAAIDISGLEPVVILSGGTDGTDGPTDAAGAICDGQTISKAKKKGMNAMGYLSKNDSYSFFKPLNDLLMTGPTKTNVMDLRIILAGDV from the coding sequence TTGAACATTTCAAAACTCCGCCAGGACGCACGAAAAATATTCGACGCCGGTTTGCAGGCGGTCGACCCTAAAGTGGCGGTCCACAAATATCTAAAACAAGAATCTGAGCGTTTACGAGTCGGAGAGCAAACTTATCAGCTCTCCGATTTTAATAATATCTTTGTGGTCGGTGCCGGAAAAGCCGGCGCACCCATGGCGGCGGCTGTTGAAGAAGCCTTAGGTGATAAACTTTCTGCTGGCGTTATCAACGTTAAATATGGCCACACGGAGCCTTTAAATAAAATAAAAATTAACGAGGCGGGTCACCCGGTTCCCGATCAAGCGGGATTGTGGGGCACCCTCGAAATCGTCGGGCTTCTTGAGGACGCAGGAAAAAATGATCTCGTTATTTGTTTGATTTCAGGCGGCGGTTCGGCGCTTTTGCCTTTGCCGGTGGACGGCATTTCTCTCGCGGAAAAACAAGAACTGACCGAGAAATTGCTAGCTTGCGGAGCAACCATTAATGAAATTAACACCATTCGGAAACATATTTCGAAAATTAAAGGAGGGCAGCTTGCGCGAATTGCTTTCCCGGCAACTCTCATTACCCTTATTCTCTCAGACGTCGTTGGCGACCCTCTGGATGCCATCGCCTCAGGACCTGCAGTGCCGGATACCTCGACTTTTCAGGATGTAAAGGATATTCTTTCTCGCTACGGAATTTGGCATGACATACCGAACCCTATTCAGTCGCATATTCAAAAAGGAATAAACGGAGAAATCCCTGAAACGCCAAAGTCCGGGGCTGAGATCTTTTCGAAAACTCAAAATATTATCATCGGCAGCAATACTCAAGCGGTTTTGGCTGCAAAAAATGAAGCTCAAAACCTCGGGTACAACACTTTGATGCTTTCCAGTTTGATGGAAGGTGAAACTAAAGAAGTTGCGGGCGTTCATGCGGCGATTGCAAAAGAAATTCTAAAGACGGGTAATCCGGTTAAACCGCCGGCCTGTCTGATTTCAGGTGGCGAGACCACCGTGACCTTGCGCGGAGACGGAAAAGGCGGCCGCAATCAGGAATTTGTTCTTGCCGCAGCCATCGATATTTCCGGGTTGGAACCCGTGGTCATTTTAAGCGGCGGCACCGACGGCACCGACGGCCCGACCGACGCAGCCGGGGCAATCTGCGACGGGCAAACAATAAGCAAAGCCAAAAAGAAGGGCATGAACGCGATGGGATATCTTTCTAAAAATGATTCTTACTCATTTTTTAAACCTCTCAATGATTTGTTAATGACAGGCCCCACGAAAACCAACGTCATGGATTTGCGGATTATTTTAGCAGGAGACGTGTAG